The DNA window ATCGAGTCGATGATCATGATGGGCCTCAAGGAACGGAAGTCGATCTTCTTCTAGAGAGAGCGCCGAGAGCCAGCCACGATGAGCAAGCCGCGCAGCGCCAAGCCGCCCCGAGCGAGCGCCCCGAAGAGGGCTCCTCGCAAGAAAGCCGTCCCTCGCGAGAACGCCGCGCCGGCGGGAGGCGAGGGTCCGAAGCGCGGCGGGCGCCGGGGAGCGCAGGACCTCCCCCGCATCGTCGTGACCGGGCTGGCCGGGCGCCTCGGGCGGCTCCTCGCCAAGCAACTGCACCGGCTCGGCAGCTACGAGGTGGTGGGGATCGACCGGCGTCCGATCGACGACCTGCCGAAGGACATCCAGCACCTCCGCGTCGATCTGCGGTCGCGCGCCACGCGAGACGTCTTCCGCGCCGGCAATGTCGCGGCGCTCATTCACCTCGGGATCATGCACGACCCGCGTCGAGGAACGGCCGAGCACCACAGCTGGAACGTCCTCGGCACCTCGCGGCTCCTCTCCTGCTGCCAGGACTACGGAGTGCGCAAGGTGGTGGTGCTCTCGAGCGCCGACGTGTACGGGCCGCAGGCCGAGAACCAGCAGTTTCTGACCGAGGACGCGCCGCTGATGGGGGCCATGGATTTCCCGGGGATCCGGGATCTGATCGAAGTGGACATGCAGGCCACCTCGTTCTTCTGGCGCTGTCAGGGAGGCGCGACCGAGACGGTGGTGTTGCGGCCGGTCCATATCCTGGGGTCCGTGCACAACGCCGCGTCGAACTACCTGCGCCTCGCGCGGGTCCCCGTCCTCATGGGCTTCGATCCCATGGTCCAGGTGATCCACGAACAGGACGTGGTGGACGCGATCCTCCTCTCGCTGCGGCCGGGGATGCACGGGCTGTTCAACGTGACGGGCCCCGGCGAGGTGCCGCTCTCCGTGATCCTCAAGGAGCTGGGCAAACCCACGCTGCCGATCCCCTCGCCTCTCTTCGGCGCGGCCATGCGCGCCCTGTGGCGCCTGCGCCTGACCTCCTTTCCCGTTCCCGAGCTGGCGCACATCCGCTTCACCGCGATGGTGGACGGTGGTCGCGCACGCAACGTGCTCGGCTTTCGTCCGCGGCACAGCCTGCGCGAGACGGTTCGGGCGGTCGGTGCCCCGATGGCCGAGCCCGCCGTGTGAACCGACCGCGACGCGCGATCCGTCAACTTCGGTTCACGCCGACTCGCGGGGCGTTCGTGGTTTCCCTGTAGCTGCTGGCCACCGCAGAGGATTCGCCGCCGACCTCCGGGGCACGCGGCTTGCTCTATGTGGGGCAGGACGATGGTCCCGGAGGCCCGCATGCGTGGCAAGGATTCCCCGCGTTTCGTGTTCGTGCTGGCGCTCGCCGGCGCTGTGACCCTCGCCGGCTGTCACTGGATGTCGGGCCGCGAGGAGGGTGCGTCGGAGTACTTCGTCTTCTGCGACCGGTCGGGCTGCTATCGGTGCACGCGCGCGGGGTGCGAGCTGCCCGGGGCCGTGTGCGACGCGGAGGGGTGTCCCGCGGGGAGCACGTGTCATCCGTCGGGCAAGGGGTGTGTGACGAGCTGCACGGAAGGGGCCGGCTGTCAGGGAGACCTCGTCTGTGTGGACGGGCGCTGCGCGGCGGCGCCGAGCCCGTGCACCGACGAGGCCGGCTGCGGCGAGGGTGCGTACTGCGACAGCGGCGTGTGCCGGAAGACCGGGCGGTGCAAAGCCCCTGCGGAGTGCGCTCGCTTCGGGCAGGGCTTCGAGTGCGACCCCGGCGGAAGCTGCGTGCCGCCGGTCGCCACGCCGCCCGCGCTCTGCCAGAGCGGGGCCGCGTGCGGCGACGGGATGTGCGTGAGCGGTCAGTGCGGCGCGTGCCAGGGGGACTGCGGCTCGGCCAAGACCTGCGAGCTCGACCGGCACTGCGGTGCGGGACGCGCCTGCCTCGACGGCAAGTGCACGAGCGCGTGCGCGGGCCCCGAGGCGTGCGGGAGCGGACAGGTCTGTCGCGCCAAGGTCTGCGTGCCGGATCCGAGCCCGGCTTGTCAGACCAGCGCGCAGTGCGGGGCCGGCAAGGCCTGCGTGAACAACCTCTGCCTGCCGGAGTGCACGGCCACGGGGCTCTGCGGGCGGCCGACGGACCTCTGCGGGGCCGTGATCCAGCTGGCCAGCGGGTCGAGCGTGCGGGTCTGCCGGGCCGACCACCGGGCGCGGCCGGAGTGCGCGATCTCGGCCAACTGCGTCGGTGGAGGCCAGTGCGTGAACGGGATTTGCCGTACGGTGTGCGAGAAGCCGGCCGACTGCGCGGGCTGCAAGGACGGCCCCGTTTGCGGCAAGGGCGGCTATTGCATGACGCAGCTCGAGGCGGCGCCCCAGTGCGGCGCCTCGGTCGGTTGCGCCGACGGGAAGTCCTGCCTCGGCGGTCAGTGCGTCGCCCTCTGACCGCGTAGGCGGTCGGATCGGCCGCCTCCCTGCGGACACCCGTTTGCGATCGGTTGGGCCGTGGAGCGACGCCGGTGGCCATCCTCGCCGAACCTGATGAGGGTCTTGCGCGCCGGCACGCGGCGCCCTTCGCCACAGCGCGCTGAAATCTCACGCTACTCGGAGGCCAATGGCCGTTGGTCCGCTCCCTGCACTGGCGGGCTTGCAGGAGGAGACCATGTCCAGACGACCTTCCCTTTCATCCTTCCGGCTCTGCGGAGCTGCCATCCTCGTCTTCGGTCTTTGTGGCGCCGCGCGCGCGGAGCCGATCTCGAATGCGGAGGCGAGGGCCTTTGCCGAGGAGATGGACGGTTACTCGCTCTTCCAGGCGCTCGCCCAGTTGCAGGCCACATATTGGCCGACCCTCGGTCAGGTGACGTTCGCCCAACCGGGGACGGGAGGCCGGGGCTCCGAGCGTGAGGTAGGACGCATGGTCTTCGCGGCGGACGGCAGCCACCTCCGCTTCGAACGGTCCACGGACGACCCGGCGCTGGCCGTCCTCGATGCGACGATGCGGCAGGGCTTCCGCGCGAAGATCGTGAAGGAGTCCGCCACGGCGGGCGAGCTGCACCTGACGGGGCCGGCTTCTGCGGCCGGCGTCTGCGAGGTCCTAGGTCTGACCTTCACGGGGCAAACTCGCAACGGATCGGCTCCGGTCGTGCTGTCGCGTGCGGCCTGCTTCGCCCGTCGAGGGACAACTGTTCTCAAGTACTGGCCGTCGGCCGGTATCCCTTCGGCCGAGCTCAGCTACGTCGAGCGCCTGCCGGCCCTGACGGGGCAGGAACTGCACGTCAAGGCGACGCTCGTGGGCGGCAGGCTGCGCCAGCCCGAGGCCGCTCGCGTGACGACCGAGTACCGGAACATCGCCGCTCGGTAGTTAGTCCGATTCCCGAGCAAGCCGTCGCTGGATAGCGGAACCTGCGGCCTAAGGCCACGGCCGCAGGGCCACGGCGGAGATCGCGTAGGGTTCGTACCGGCCCGAGATGCCGACGCCCGTCTGTGTCCACGTCATGGTCGTCGACGCGCCGCTGGCGGCTGCCGGTCGGCTGCTGGCGCGGCCCTCGACGTGCTGGTTCTCCCGCAGCCAGCGCTCGGTCTGAGCGGCGTTCACCGCCAGATTGGCGTTCGGTGTCTGCACGGTGACCGTGTCCACGACGACCTGACCTGCGGCGCTCGGCACGGCCAGCGAGATGGTCGGGTTCGTCGTCGGCGTGCTGATCACCGCGCCCGCTCCCGTGCCGTTAAAGGGAGTGATCTGCGAGACGCCGGTGAAGGTCAGGGCCCCCGCCGTGATGTTCTGCGAGACGCTGAACGTCAGCGTCACCGTCTGCGTGCCGGCCGCGGGATCCTTGAGGTACCAGATCTCGGTGCGTGCGTCGGGGACGGCGGTATTGTCCGAGCGGAGCTTCGTGAGGGCGCGCGAGCCGTAGGTCGCCGAGGTCACGGCCGTGTTGCCGCGCACCCCGGTGGTGACCACGAGCAGGCGGGTACCGCCGCCCGCCGAGGTGGTCGTGTGGCTCCAGCTCAGAGTGGTCGGTCCCGTCATCCCGAGGACGGCGCTGCTCGCCGTGTCGAAGCGAATCCCCGGGGGCTGGGTATCCGGGCGCAGCGTGTCCGGGCGCAGCGTGTCCGGACGCAGCGTGTCCGGGCGCAGCGTGTCCGGGCGCAGCGTGTCGCGGCGTCCTGCATCCAGTCGGCCGGCGTCGGGCCTTCGCGCGTCGGTCAGGAGCAGGTCTGCTAGGGGAGTTCCGCCGTCCGGCGCCGAGCCGCTGTCCCGAAGCCCGTCCGCCGTGGGTGTCGTGGAGGGCGCGCCGTCCGAGGGGCTTGGGCCGGCGTCGATCAGCTCGGGGACTTCGCCGGGGTCGCCCGGGTCGTCGCCAGGGTTGAGCGTGCGAGACGAGGCGCGTATGCAGCCCGGACCGAGCAGGAGCGCGAGCAGCGCCAGGCACCCCAGCCACGCGTGACGCGGCGTCGAGAGGCGAGGGGGCCCGGTGTCCCTGTTGCGCATGCCTCCCTCGATGGTGAGGGGCCGGCTCCACCCCGTCAATGTGAGGATCGGCGCAAGGTTACCTACCGGAACCTACTCGCCGGAGGCCTGCGGCTTGGGGCCCCGGAGCCATTTGCGC is part of the Deltaproteobacteria bacterium genome and encodes:
- a CDS encoding NAD-dependent epimerase/dehydratase family protein produces the protein MSKPRSAKPPRASAPKRAPRKKAVPRENAAPAGGEGPKRGGRRGAQDLPRIVVTGLAGRLGRLLAKQLHRLGSYEVVGIDRRPIDDLPKDIQHLRVDLRSRATRDVFRAGNVAALIHLGIMHDPRRGTAEHHSWNVLGTSRLLSCCQDYGVRKVVVLSSADVYGPQAENQQFLTEDAPLMGAMDFPGIRDLIEVDMQATSFFWRCQGGATETVVLRPVHILGSVHNAASNYLRLARVPVLMGFDPMVQVIHEQDVVDAILLSLRPGMHGLFNVTGPGEVPLSVILKELGKPTLPIPSPLFGAAMRALWRLRLTSFPVPELAHIRFTAMVDGGRARNVLGFRPRHSLRETVRAVGAPMAEPAV